gGAGAAGAATATAGAGCAGGGGAAAtagaagaggatagagcaggggatagagaagaggatagagaagagaatagagaagaatatagagcaggggatagagacgaggatagagcaggggaaatagaagaggatagagcaggggataGAGAAGATGATAGAGCAGGGGATAGAGCAGGGGAAAtagaagaggatagagcaggggatagagaagatgatagagcaggggatagagaagatgatagagcaggggaaatagaagaggatagagcaggggatagagaagaggatagagaagagGATAGTGCAGGGtatagagaagaggatagagaagaggatagagcagggtatagagaagaggatagagaagaggatagagaagaggatagagaagaggatagagcaggggatagagaagatagagaagaagatagagaagaggatagagaagatagagaagaggatagagcaggggatagagaagaggatagagaagagaatagagaagaggaagagcaggggatagagaagatagagaagaggatagagcaggggatagagaagaggatagagaagaggatagagcagggtatagagaagaggatagagaagaggatagagcaggggataGAGAAGAATATAGAGCAGGGGAAAtagaagaggatagagcaggggatagagaagaggatagagaagagaatagagaagaatatagagcaggggatagagaagaggatagagcagggtaTAGAGAAGAGtatagagaagaggatagagaagaggatagagaagaggatagagcaggggatagagaagatagagaagaggatagagaagaggatagagaagagaatagagaagaggaagagcaggggatagagaagatagagaagatagagaagaagatagagcaggggatagagaagaggacagagaagaggatagagcagggtatagagaagaggatagagaagaggatagagcaggggataGAGAAGAATATAGAGCAGGGGAAAtagaagaggatagagcagggtaTAGAGAAGAGTATAGAGAAGAGGATAGCGCAGGGtatagagaagaggatagagaagaggatagagaagaggatagagaagaggatagagcaggggatagagaagatagagaccatagagaagaagatagagcaggggatagagaagaggatagagcaggggatagagaagatagataagatagagaagaggatagagaagatagagaagaggatagagcaggggatagagaagaggatagagcaggggataTAGAAGAGATAGAGCAAGGGATAGAGAAGAGATAGAGCAGGGgatagagaagagatagagaagagatagagcaggggatagagaagagatagagaagaggatagagaagaTAGAGAAGAGATAGAGCAGGGGATGGGGGGACTAATGAAGGAAACGCTGAAAGGGGAAGTGCCTCATTAGCCTGAAGAGGAGGGTCATTTTAACTTAATTAAAATCAGGAGAGAGGAATGATCTCATTAAGACAGAGTAACACTCAAAGATGTATGCTGATACAACGACAGGGACAGGGACTTTGGACAATGGAAGTAAAATGTAGTTGTACACAcagaaaatgtatgcacacatgattTTAAGTCACTTAGGATAAAAGTGTCTAAATAAAAGTGTCTAAAAGCTAAATGTcatgtattattataattatattaagTACCTCTGCACACCTGCTCTGGCTAAGACATGTATAACTTGGAGGTCATAACAGACATGCTGTGTGTTCAGTGACTCAGGGTTCAAATAACCTGGCAATGTGCCTGGGTTTGTCTGCACCACTATTTGGCCTCTGTGACCCCTATTCAGattccctctctgttctcccaaGACCAGGTGGGTCCTACCTGAGAGTATCTCTGAAGGTTCTGTATCAGCTCTATGTGTCCCCTATTCAGATTCTATCTCTGTTCTCCCAAGACCAGGTGGGTCCTACCTGAGCGTAACTCTGAAGGTTCcgtaacagctctctgtgtccccTATTCAGATTCTATCTCTGTTCTCCCAAGACCAGGTGGGTCCTACCTGAGCGTATCTCTGAAAGTTCCGTAACAGCTCTATGTGTCCCCTATTCAGATTCTATCTCTGTTCTCCCAAGACCAGATGGGTAGTACCTGAGTGTATATCTGAAGGTTCCGTATCAGCTCTATGTGTCCCCTATTCAGATTCTATCTCTGTTCTCCCAAGACCAGGTGGGTCCTACCTGAGTGTATATCTGAAGGTTCCGTATCAGCTCTATGTGTCCCCTATTCAGATTCTATCTCTGTTCTCCCAAGACCAGGTGGGTAGTACCTGAGCGTATCTCTGAAGTTTCCGTAACAGCTCTATGTGTCCCCTATTCAGATTCTATCTCTGTTCTCCCAAGACCAGATGGGTAGTACCTGAGTGTATCTGAAGGTTCCGTATCAGCTCTCTGTGTCCCCTATTCAGATTCTATCTCTGTTCTCCCAAGACCAGATGGGTCCTACCTGAGCGTATCTCTGAAGGTTCcgtaacagctctctgtgtccccTATTCAGATTCTATCTCTGTTCTCCCAAGACCAGGTGGGTCCTACCTGAGCGTATATCTGAAGGTTCCGTATCAGCTCTATGTGTCCCCTATTCAGATTCTATCTCTGTTCTCCCAAGACCAGGTGGGTCCTACCTGAGCGTATCTCTGAAGGTTCcgtaacagctctctgtgtccccTATTCAGATTCTATCTCTGTTCTCCCAAGACCAGGTGGGTCCTACCTGAGTGTATATCTGAAGGTTCCGTATCAGCTCTCTGTGAGCCCTATTCAGATTCTATCTCTGTTCTCCCAAGACCAGGTGGGTCCTACCTGAGTGTATCTCTGAAGGTTCCGTATCAGCTCTCTGTGTCCCCTATTCAGATTCTATCTCTGTTCTACCAAGACCAGGTGGGTCCTACCTGAGTGTATATCTGAAGGTTCCGTATCAGCTCTCTGTGACCTTATTGCCAGACTCTGGTGCAGAAACCACATTTTTCTTTTGGACGATTGAGTCAGTTTTTCTTCTGTCTTGTGTTGAGGCTGCAACTGTTTCTGGACTTCATTTCCCACCGTACCATCAGGCCATGACTACCAGAGACGACTCTGTCCTCTCCTTGATTTCCTGCTCCAGAGAATCCTTGTAATCAGTAATGGCCTCAGATCCCCTTGATACACTCTGTATTTTACGATTTGATGCTTTTCCATTTTCGTTTGGATGTTCTTGTTTTGAAGAGTCCCGTTAGTCGCTTAGTGATCAGACATAACTGCCTCAGTCTGATAGTTGACCCAGGAAGCTGGGGGGTGAACACACTGGAACAAATCCACCACTAGAGGGAACGCTTGCCTCAGTATTCCCTGCTGGAGACCTCGCTGATGGAATCGTGTTCAGAGTCACCTAGTGGCGCAGCATGGGACCAACaactccatccttccatcccttgATTCTCTCCTCACTTCAACTGTTTGTTAGTCAGTGCACAAATATTGTTCATATTCTACATGTACAGAGACAGTCAAAGAACATACATTATACATATTTATTTTCAACATCAGAAGGTACACACAAGGAGTAAAGTGCATTCTATGATTTACTCGCTGTTCAAGCTTGTGTTGGTCAGGGAATTTGTCTGTTCTGTTTCGCCACGCACGGCATGTTAATAGAGACGTGCAAGCCGGGAGATTGAGCGGCAGAGATAAATCAACACAATTATTTCAGGAAATAATATGACACAGTTGTTTTACAAACACACGTTGTAAACCAGATATAGTAGCATAATAAAGATTCCTCACTGTCATCGCTCAGCATTTACTCCATGCTGCTGCTAGCATGTCGACATGTGCACACAACCCCTCAAACACAGTACGttcattgtaaaaaatataaagtAGCAGTTGCATTGTGGTGACAACGTTTCCCGTGTGGCTCAACTGCCACAAAGGTCTGGTTATTTGAAAAAGTGCAAGTTTTGACTTGAAAAGCCTACTGCCATACTGAATgcccagtgctctctctctctctctctctctctctctctctctctctctctctcacacacacacgcacgcacaggcacacacacacacacattcaagttTATATAATCTTCAGAAACAATTTTGCAGATGTAAAAATGGCAAAAGTTACTCAAGAACCAGATGTTGTTGGAAAAAGATAAGAGAAAAACAGGTGCAGTGTAGTGCAGGAGACAGACAAGGGACATGTGCATCATTCAGACAACTACACACAATAGGAGCTACGGTGCATGAGAAGGGTCAGAAAAAGTATTTGAGTCATTTCATACACAAACCATATGCCAACAAACAAGACAGTGTTGTTTATATTTGACTGAGTGGGAAAGAGATTAAATATAGACACTTTGGAATACACAAAGATGTTTCTCTCTATTCAGTCTCTCTAGAATCAACCTTTATGAGATCTCACGTTCTAAAGACGACAGCTTTCAGATGATTCCCCTAAAGGTGTCTATCGGGAAAAGTCTTTAAGGTGACATGAGAGATCAGATAAGTAACTCATGATAAGTTCTCTACTGATATACACTGAAGAGAGGGACTTTCCATTATGTCACATTCCTGCTCCTTTTGCAACACCAAAACAGGCCTTTAATAAAAAAATGTGAGAAAAAACGACCTGATTCTGGAGAATGAAGACACCTAGTTCTTTTCTCCAGCAAATGAAGAACTGGATTTTAGACATTAAGACCCTTAGCTATGATTATTTAATGACTGCGTtggtcattgtgttgttgttattacGCACAGTAACAACCGATAAATGATTCATTGATCTATGCTAAAGACACTATGAAAACAACGTGTGTAAATGAGTAAATTAGGGAGAAAAGAGGCTCAGAGGAAAACTTGACTGAAGAACAATAGTGCAAGTAGTAGAAAGCAGCAAACTATCCTGTTGATATAGTATTAGAACCCAAGTATGATTCATATCACATGTCATATCACCAGTCATTTTATCTTTACAGAACACTGGAGGTTGATTACGCATCAAAATATCACGTATCATGTCCAAATGAAACAAACTACACAATAAGACTGTGTAGATAAACATCATACCTACCTACTTGAATGTTACTCAAATATTCTGTGTATCTTCCCTGCACATTTCCTCCTGAGACAGTTTCTGTAGCAGAAGTGCTCCTTTGGTCAAATGTCTGTTTATCCTTCATTGCACACGTCTCAACAAGTCGTTATTTGTCTCATCCTCAGCTCTCTGCTGGAACTGTCCATCTCTTGGTGTTCCTTTCCTATTACCTCGTTAAAAAAGTCACACGTTCATACAATCTCATGTGTAATTATCTCTCTAGGTGACTGTCCCACAGCCCAACTGAGGTACAAGTATGGGTGAGGTGTGCAGAGTAGAACCACTACCTCAGCCTCCCATTTGGTTCTCTCCACAAACAAAAACATGGGCTCAggttaaagtacaaaataatGCTGGCAAGGCGAAAGGGGTGTAGATCTAGTACTAAATCCAGAGCAAAACGTGCAAAATACAAAAAGGAAGACCTCTCTTCAAGACCTACAGATCGGTATATGTGAATGGAGGGTTTTGGGAAGGGTCTGAGGGTGCCATCCCTTTGCCTCAGATTCCTGACTCACTTTTATATGTCAGTGGATCACGAGTAATGGTCGTCTGTAGGATGTCAAAATCCATCTGATTGTCCAAAACACACAGCATGCTGCTGCCGGATGTCATTGTGGCTGTGTCCTGAAACAAATTATGAAAGTCTACAGAAACTgaattcctcctttcctcctccctgtCTTTTCCCTTTTGCCTATCCAGTTCATCCTCGTCCTCTCCACAGCTCAGTGCTACCTCATTCTCATAGCAGAAGGCGCTGGGGGAGTGGGGGGTTACGAGGTGCTGGGTGATTCTGGGGCTGGTTGGGAATAGTGAGTGGGAGGAGGCGGATGAGGCAGGCCGGCTGGCCGTCTCACTGAGCTCCTTGGCGCTGCAGTGGGGTGTGGAGGGCACCTCGTAGGTCTTGTGGAAGCGAGCATAGTCCACCTGATACTTGGTTCGGTCCTCAAAGATCACAGGCTCAAacctatgcccccataggatctCCTTGGCCAGATAGGAGCTGCGGGCCTGGGTGGTCATGGCGGTGGCCTCCACCATGCCCTCCAAGATCACTACGATCTCAAAGTCATCAGACTCCAGATCAGCCCGGCTCACAGTGTACAGGGGGCTGTCCTCGTCGATCTCATGGACGATAACCAGAGGAGAAACCAGGAAGAGACGGTCAATGCCTTCGTCGTAGCCTACGTTGAGATCCCTCTGCTCTAGAGGGATAAACTCTCCCTCTGCCGTGACGTAGGGTCGAATGAGCTGTGCCCGCACATGGGCCTCCACGATGTGGCTCCTGCGCAGGTTACCCACCCGCCACATGAGGCACAGCTTGCCATCGCGCAGGGAAATCACAGCGGTTTTTGAGAACAGCAGGGTCTGGTTCCTCTTCTTAGGGCGTGCCATTTTGACCATGATTGTGCCAAGCATGAAGGAGTCAATGATGCATCCCACTATGGACTGGACCACCACTGTGATCACTGCCACAGGGCACTCCTCAGTGACACAGCGCCACCCATAACCAATGGTGGTCTGAGTCTCAACGGAGAATAGGAAGGCTCCGACGAAGCCCTCCACATGAAGGAGGCATGGCTGCCACTTTTTCTGCACCCCTTCAACTTCACCAACCCCAAGCCCATTCCCTTCCAACCCCGAAGAGGAACTCATTCCAGGGTGCTCATCAAAATCCCCATGGGCTCTGGAAACTGAATAGAAGATTATTCCAAAAAACATCCAGGAGGACAGGAAGGTTGAGCAGAAGAGGAGTAGTAAGTATCTCCAGCGGATGTCCACGCAGGTGGTAAAGATGTCGGCCAGGTAACGTTGTGATTTCTCCTCCATGTTAGAGAACACCACGTTGCAATGCCCATTTTTCTTGACGAAGCGACTTCTTAGTTGGCTCGATCCTGTAGTAGAGATCTTTCCGTTGTAATTGTTCATCCTACGACCTGTGGCTCCTGATATCCTATCTCCTCCGGATGTGCCACTAGGGGAGTGGAACCGGCTATTTGGCGAGCTGTGGCCGTTGTGGAGCCCAAGTGTGGAGATTTTCAGGCCCTCCTCATCTGTTGCTGCGAAGCTGTACCTGTAGGGTTAACAAAAGGGGAAAGTATGGATAAATAAGGAAATTGACCAGAGTGATGCAAGAGATGTGAGAGTGGTTTGAGAGAGGGTGTAGAACAGGAAGAGTTGAGGTTATAATACATGTCCGTAATCTCATTGGGCCATCTATTCTTACCAGTGTGGCCTACAAGACACAGTGACTATGCATAGCTTGCCAACTCTGCACAGAGACATAATGTATGACTCACATTCTCTCATGCATTAAAGACCGCGCTTAGGAAGGATATGCTGTGAATGAGAAATGTATATATAAGGGTATCCTTCTTGAATGCAAAGGTAGCATGAAATGATGCTTTCTCACTTTCCTCAAGACCATTTGACCCACCTCCGGTCACCTCCTCATATTGATCAGAccgacctgtctctctcctttggAGAGGATAACCTGGGAAGGTGAGTTGTGTTTAGCTATGTGAGAGGGATTGCGGTCATCACGGGTTTAGGGATTATACATGAGCCAAGTCTCTTGACAGCCTATGTTGACTGGGACATACAGACATTATATTGACCAATTTATAGTGCTCCATTGATCAGGAAACTATATTCAACCATATACTTATTGAATTTTTAATGGCTCCACTATTTTGGTTCCATTCATTTGAATGTACATTGGCGAGCTAAGGTTGTCCATTTCCCTGTGATAACACAAATAAGGAGAAGCATTGTCGGCTTTGGAGACATAAGGTATGACCAGTGatgaaaaaagtacccaattgtcatacttgagtaaaagtcaagataccttaatagaaaatgactcaagtaaaagtgaaagtcccccagaaatatatttaagtatcaaaagtaaatgtagttgctaaaatatacttaagtatcaaaattaaaagtataaatcatttcaaattccttatattaagcaaaccaggcggcaccattttcttgtttttatttatttacggccagccaggggcacactccaacacttagacatcatttacaaaccaagcatgtgtgtttagtgagtccgccagatcagaggcagtaggatgtTCTCTTGAAAAGTGTCTGaattcctgtcctgctaagtattCAAAATGTTACAAGTACTTTTGCGTGTCATCgaaaatgtacattattttcattagggatatagtgaagtaaaagtaaaaatataagtaaaaatataaatagtaatatcccaaaaattacttaagtagtactttaatttttacttaagtactttacaccgctGGGTATGACAGCTTCCATTCATGGTGTCCTCACCTGTTGGCCCGTGCTGTTCCCATTGGCACCAGTGATCATCAGGTGGTCAGTAGGTCTATAAGTGAGGTGGGAGGCTGGACTCCGCCCTGGCAAGTAGTCTACTGCGAAAGATTTGGTATTGGCATGGCAACTGTCAATGTGTGCATGGACGGCGTCCACCGGTGAAGACCACTACAGGGAGAAAGATTTTACATTTTGCCAAGATTCCTACAcagtacaggtgtaggatcttaatttgacctatataGTCACAGCAAAATGATTCAAacatttagtccataatgttacttgattggtggttaggctattaaAATGAAACTACATGCAAAGTGTAgtactgttaatataactgcaggttttcagtgaatgtatgaaatcacaaagctcatctaCATTTCCTGCTTCTCAGGAAAATTCTCAGCCAAAACAATAATGataaaattaagatcctacatctgtacctgtGCATCACCATATCATTTTGCACAGATTTGGATAACTATCCCTCAACATTCATAACTGATTTAGTGTGAGCATATTTTATTGAGAGAACAATGATTTGATGTGACCTGGTTTTTGGGttacaaacatacagtaccagtcaaaagtttggacacacctactcattcaaggggttttcgttatttttactattttgtagaataatagagaagacatcgaaactatgaaataacacatatggaatcatgtaggaaccaaccaaaaaagtgttgacccaaaatatattttagattttagattcttcaaagtagccaccatttccttcagtctgcgttccaactcatcccaaaccatctcaattgggttgaggtcgagtgattatggaggccaggtctgatgcagcactccatcactctccttcttggtcaaatagcccttacacagcctggaggtgttttgggtcaatgtcctgttgaaaaacaaatgatagtcccactaagcgcaaaccagatgggatggcatatcgctgcagaatgctgtggtagccatgctggttaagtgtgccttgaattctaaataaatcactgacagtgtcaccagcaaagcaccaccacacctcctcctccatgcttcacgttgggaaccatacatgcagagataatccgttcacctactctgcgtctcacaaagacacagcggttagaaccaatcatctcaaatttggacaaatcagaccaaagaacagattttcacctgtctaatgtccattactcgtgtttcttggcccaagcaagtattttattattattggtgtcctttagtagtggtttctttgcagcaattcaaccatgaaggcctgattcacacagtctcctctgaacagttgatgttgagatgtgtctgtttgtCACGATCGCTGTCGtcgtggaaatgaccggaccaaggtgcagcatggtgagcaTACATTTCTTTTATtgataaatgtcgccaacaaaacaaagaacacaAAGCTTACTTAGGCTATAATggcactaacaaagacaactacccacaaatacaaaaggaaaaaggctgcctaagtatgattccccatcagagacaacgatagacagctgtccctgattgagaaccatacccggccaaaacatagaaacaaagaacatagagttctccctgaccaaccaaacatagagaataagaatatctctacggtcagggcgtgacactgttacttgaactctgtgaagcatatattcgggttgcaatttctgaggttggtaactctaatgaacatatcctctgcagcaaaggtaactatgggtcttcctttcctgttttagcagtcctcatgagagccagtttcatcataatgcctgatggtttttgtgactgcacttaaagaaacttccaaagttcttgaaatattctgcattggctgaccttcatgtcttaaagtaatgattgactgtactttctctttggttatttgagctgttcttgccataatatgaacttggtcttttaccaaatagggctatcttctgtgtacctaccttgtcacaacacaacatatttaggcagccatttccccattgtgttttgtgggatcttgtctaggtATAGTTGCCTGCGAGCACTATTTTGAGCTTCATGTTTCGTTTGTTCGCTTTATTGTTTTTGCTCTTTAAGTTTCTCTTCCAAAtaaaaggatggaaacataccacactgcatcttggtccactccttaGAACAATCGGGACAccaaggcaaagcgtggctactttgaagaatctcaaatataaaatatattttgatttgtttaacacttttttgcttactatatgattccatatgtgttatttcatagtttgatgtcttcactattattctacaatgtagaaaattgtacaaatgaagaaaaacccttgaatgaataggtgtgtccaaacctttgactggtactgtatatcttcaAGTAAGAGTTCAGTCCTGAGGTAAAACACCGCTGT
This sequence is a window from Oncorhynchus mykiss isolate Arlee chromosome 13, USDA_OmykA_1.1, whole genome shotgun sequence. Protein-coding genes within it:
- the LOC110486437 gene encoding inward rectifier potassium channel 4-like; its protein translation is MNNYNGKISTTGSSQLRSRFVKKNGHCNVVFSNMEEKSQRYLADIFTTCVDIRWRYLLLLFCSTFLSSWMFFGIIFYSVSRAHGDFDEHPGMSSSSGLEGNGLGVGEVEGVQKKWQPCLLHVEGFVGAFLFSVETQTTIGYGWRCVTEECPVAVITVVVQSIVGCIIDSFMLGTIMVKMARPKKRNQTLLFSKTAVISLRDGKLCLMWRVGNLRRSHIVEAHVRAQLIRPYVTAEGEFIPLEQRDLNVGYDEGIDRLFLVSPLVIVHEIDEDSPLYTVSRADLESDDFEIVVILEGMVEATAMTTQARSSYLAKEILWGHRFEPVIFEDRTKYQVDYARFHKTYEVPSTPHCSAKELSETASRPASSASSHSLFPTSPRITQHLVTPHSPSAFCYENEVALSCGEDEDELDRQKGKDREEERRNSVSVDFHNLFQDTATMTSGSSMLCVLDNQMDFDILQTTITRDPLTYKSESGI